In one Alnus glutinosa chromosome 12, dhAlnGlut1.1, whole genome shotgun sequence genomic region, the following are encoded:
- the LOC133852578 gene encoding uncharacterized protein LOC133852578 codes for MRCSRCRGTGHNLRTCPRIRIEAVNYRGPRRSEVQSTEPNHHSTVDSEPPSIVHHTPQTTVASSSRGRGKGRGRGRGRGRGTGQSQPQPQPQPQPHTLHQPQPSPHANAWFPSTVNTVRGYGPHSQSQPRTHANFIVSTLL; via the exons ATGAGATGTTCCAGATGTAGGGGTACTGGACATAACCTAAGAACATGTCCCCGCATAAGAATAGAAGCAGTTAATTATAGAGGACCTCGTAGGAGTGAG GTGCAATCTACTGAACCGAATCACCATTCTACAGTTGATTCTGAACCG CCCTCAATTGTCCATCACACCCCACAAACCACTGTTGCATCATCGTCTAGAGGAAGGGGTAAGGGAAGGGGTAGGGGTAGAGGTAGAGGTAGAGGAACTGGTCAGTCACAGCCACAGCCACAGCCACAACCACAGCCACATACTCTGCATCAGCCGCAGCCTTCGCCTCATGCCAATGCTTGG TTTCCAAGTACCGTCAACACGGTCCGGGGGTATGGACCGCATTCGCAGTCACAGCCTCGGACCCATGCCAATTTTATTGTGAGCACTCTTCTATAA
- the LOC133851170 gene encoding uncharacterized protein LOC133851170, translating to MSTTSDLSSGPPLCKCGVPARLRYSWTSSNPSRKWYGCINYKKAGDCDYFVWADNKMTAYEEGLMKYLKGMEERRLSEKDRVDDLIDKKCKEHADNLRRELGLGQNNGQNNGKMFRAALLVGILVLGIYFINYSGPRSTKLMLN from the exons ATGTCTACAACGAGTGACTTATCAAGTGGTCCGCCATTATGTAAATGTGGAGTACCTGCACGACTGAGGTACTCTTGGACCTCGTCCAATCCCAGCAGGAAGTGGTACGGATGTATTAACTATAAG AAAGCCGGCGATTGTGATTATTTTGTTTGGGCTGATAATAAAATGACCGCATACGAGGAGGGATTAATGAAATATTTGAAAGGAATGGAGGAGAGAAGGCTTTCTGAGAAGGACAGAGTCGATGatttgattgataaaaaatgCAAGGAACATGCCGATAACCTACGTCGAGAGTTAGGGTTGGGCCAGAATAATGGCCAAAATAACGGGAAGATGTTTAGGGCTGCGTTGTTAGTTGGCATTTTGGTGTTAggcatttattttattaattatagcGGACCTAGAAGTACAAAGTTGATGTTAAACTGA
- the LOC133851175 gene encoding uncharacterized protein LOC133851175 — MYGPSSVQPHSQSQPQPQTNAFSHGNVNTVRLYGPPTPSQSQPTTIFQGTVNTVRLYGPPTPLGDSQPGGSTQPTVSSQPFNPISSKPVTISQKIIPTVEKAIGVLEANQRKRKKPEWQKY, encoded by the exons ATGTATGGACCCTCGTCAGTACAGCCGCATTCTCAGTCACAACCTCAGCCTCAGACTAATGCTTTT TCTCATGGTAATGTCAACACAGTTAGATTATATGGACCCCCTACACCATCACAGTCACAGCCAACAACTATT TTTCAAGGTACTGTCAACACTGTCAGATTGTATGGACCCCCTACACCATTAGGGGACTCTCAGCCAGGAGGGTCTACTCAGCCAACAGTGTCTTCTCAGCCATTCAACCCAATTTCATCAAAGCCTGTTACTATAAGTCAAAAGATTATTCCAACAGTGGAGAAGGCAATTGGCGTACTTGAGGCCAAtcagagaaagaggaagaagccggAATGGCAAAAATATTAG